The Colias croceus chromosome 11, ilColCroc2.1 genome has a segment encoding these proteins:
- the LOC123695473 gene encoding UDP-N-acetylglucosamine transferase subunit ALG14 homolog yields the protein MGALFVIIQCIIVFPLAFVCLRALYLISTIYSRRVGLHIHNRSFRTILCIGSGGHTTEMLSLVARMKLYLYTPRLYVMADSDERSEVKVREIESQYTDYKIAKIPRSRNVNQSYISSVFTTIYATLSAIPIVYKFKPDLIFCNGPGTCIPLCMVAFIMRCLYLVDCRIIFIESLCRVRSLSLTGKILQYIADIFVVQWLQLHKACMGSLYYGRLT from the coding sequence ATGGGTGCTTTATTTGTTATCATACAGTGCATTATTGTTTTTCCATTGGCATTCGTATGCCTTAGAGCATTATATCTTATCAGTACGATATACTCTCGTCGCGTCGGATTACATATTCACAACAGATCATTTCGGACGATTTTGTGCATTGGATCAGGTGGGCACACTACTGAGATGTTATCGCTCGTTGCAAGGATgaaattatacttatatacTCCACGTCTCTACGTTATGGCTGACTCCGACGAGAGGAGTGAAGTAAAAGTTCGTGAAATAGAAAGTCAGTATACTGACTACAAAATCGCCAAAATTCCTAGAAGTAGAAATGTAAATCAATCATATATATCGTCGGTGTTTACTACTATATATGCTACTCTAAGCGCCATACCAATAGTCTATAAATTTAAACCAGATTTAATTTTCTGTAATGGACCTGGCACCTGTATTCCTCTCTGTATGGTTGCATTTATTATGAGATGTCTTTATCTGGTAGATTGCAGGATTATCTTCATTGAAAGCCTATGTAGAGTGCGTAGTTTATCACTTACTGGAaagatattacaatatattgcAGATATTTTTGTAGTACAGTGGTTACAATTACACAAAGCTTGTATGGGAAGTTTATACTATGGAAGATTAACTTAA
- the LOC123695474 gene encoding uncharacterized protein LOC123695474 encodes MATVFDSPFIRQRLHRLRHRDFDLDEDQRFGRCDCTSYSYFVLSMVLFSVGTVITVLALGDADGYILSNLGHMWLVGPIFICSGMMVAVKSMLYLRRKSVIQMLLHQRAIIRDMATVQAEQAYSGQVPRTASSATLPPSYDALIANAATSKPSCSELPPPTYDEAMYLIDDEKYHIDKNVIAKQETSNQTNSIDDSKP; translated from the exons atggCGACAGTatttgatagcccatttattcgACAACGTTTACATCGGTTACGGCATCGTGATTTCGATTTGGATGAAGATCAGCGATTTGGTAGATGTGACTGCACCAGCTATTCCTATTTCGTTCTTTCGATGGTTTTATTTTCAGTGGGTACAGTTATAACTGTCCTTGCTCTTGGTGATGCTGATGgctatattttaagtaatttaggACACATGTGGCTCGTTGGACccatatttatttgttcagGAATGATGGTTGCAGTAAAAAGCATGTTATATTTGCGAAGAAAGAGTGTAATTCAGATGCTCCTACATCAGCGTGCAATAATAAGA GACATGGCAACTGTACAAGCAGAGCAGGCTTATAGTGGTCAAGTGCCTCGGACAGCTTCAAGTGCGACCTTGCCACCTTCATATGATGCATTAATAGCTAATGCTGCCACAAGCAAACCTTCGTGCTCAGAGCTTCCACCACCCACTTATGATGAGGCAATGTATCTTATAGATGATGAGAAATATCATATTGATAAGAATGTAATCGCAAAACAAGAAACTAGCAACCAAACAAATTCTATTGACGATAGCAAGCCTTGA